From Pseudomonas oryzicola, the proteins below share one genomic window:
- a CDS encoding patatin-like phospholipase family protein — protein sequence MAPPPVTGLILSGGGARAAYQVGVLAGIAELLPAGAHNPFPVIVGTSAGAINAVTLASGATHFHDTVQKLTAFWQNFRSHLVIRSDWPGVVRQASRFVAHNLLGLGRPGPVALLDSSPLRNLLQSHLNLDGIAHSLAAEQLRAVAVTAFGYESGQAVTFYQGRGTIEAWLRHRRIGMPAPLTIEHLLASAAIPLLFAPVQLGDEYYGDGAVRQSAPISPALHLGASRVLVVGVSGNPQRPAPPLPTQRIFSGQQPSLAQIGGHMLNSTFIDSLEDDIELLQRLNHLSRLLPAHLDARRLGLAPIDVLVVAPSQPLDEIAARHRRELPAALRLFLRGPGATRTSGAGVLSYLLFEASYCSELIELGRRDALAKKRELCQFLGI from the coding sequence ATGGCCCCACCCCCGGTAACCGGTCTTATCCTTTCTGGCGGCGGCGCCCGTGCCGCCTACCAGGTCGGCGTGCTGGCCGGCATCGCCGAGCTGTTGCCGGCCGGCGCACATAACCCGTTCCCGGTCATCGTCGGTACCTCTGCCGGCGCCATCAACGCCGTGACCCTGGCCAGCGGCGCCACCCACTTCCATGACACCGTGCAGAAGCTCACGGCGTTCTGGCAGAACTTCCGCAGCCACCTGGTCATCCGCAGCGACTGGCCTGGCGTGGTCCGCCAGGCCAGTCGCTTCGTTGCCCACAACCTGCTGGGCCTGGGCCGCCCGGGGCCGGTGGCGTTGCTCGACAGCAGCCCACTGCGCAACCTTCTGCAGTCGCACCTGAACCTGGACGGGATCGCGCATTCCCTGGCTGCCGAACAATTGCGGGCCGTCGCGGTGACCGCATTCGGCTATGAGTCCGGCCAGGCGGTGACCTTCTATCAGGGCCGCGGCACCATCGAGGCCTGGTTGCGTCACCGCCGCATCGGCATGCCGGCGCCTCTGACCATCGAGCATCTGCTGGCCAGCGCAGCTATCCCGTTGCTGTTCGCTCCGGTGCAGCTTGGCGATGAGTATTACGGTGACGGCGCGGTACGCCAGTCGGCGCCGATCAGCCCGGCCCTGCACCTGGGCGCCAGCCGCGTTCTGGTGGTCGGGGTCAGCGGCAACCCGCAGCGGCCAGCGCCGCCATTGCCAACCCAGCGCATATTCAGCGGGCAGCAGCCGAGCCTGGCGCAGATTGGCGGGCACATGCTCAACAGCACATTCATCGACAGCCTGGAAGACGACATCGAACTGCTGCAGCGTCTCAACCACCTGAGCCGGCTGTTGCCGGCGCATCTCGATGCCCGGCGCCTGGGGCTTGCGCCCATCGACGTGCTGGTGGTGGCGCCCAGCCAGCCGCTGGACGAGATCGCCGCACGCCACCGGCGCGAGTTGCCAGCGGCGTTGCGCTTGTTCCTGCGCGGGCCGGGGGCTACCCGGACCAGTGGTGCAGGGGTGTTGAGTTACCTGCTGTTCGAGGCCAGCTATTGCAGCGAGCTGATCGAACTGGGGCGCAGGGATGCCTTGGCCAAGAAGCGCGAGCTGTGCCAGTTCCTCGGTATCTGA